A single Flavobacterium sp. 1 DNA region contains:
- a CDS encoding NHLP bacteriocin system secretion protein: MSASFFRKSALEKLSTPEKLDQLIKVTGTKAWIALITIIVAIFTALMWSFMGTVKTKLDVVGVVLGGDVHEVVATAQGQLVELKIAIGNNVKKGDIIATIRQPELFQQIEDAKVVLSDRKFEMEKLTSYGNQGAQLQGQIISQSRVSITGEIESEKKKIAFLNNQLESENILLDKSLITKSQVANTKQQIEAAKNTIERLKGQIVETSSQQNNLGFDIQQKVTLQRQRIAEAARNLQFLTEKYDNQRNVKSPYDGEVVEVLTDAGIVVSAGSPLFKLKNTLNTKQSQLRGILYIPSKDGKKIKKGMEALIVPSTVQPEEYGFIKGKVTYVSDFPITQQGMLTSVKNDQLTKQLLVGGPLFEVYVDFEKDPVSYSGYKWTSAKGPDIFLKEGTSCLGKITIKQEPPVTLVVPAFKKFFDLY; this comes from the coding sequence ATGTCAGCATCTTTTTTTAGAAAATCGGCATTAGAGAAACTTTCTACTCCAGAAAAATTGGATCAGTTGATTAAGGTTACCGGGACAAAAGCCTGGATAGCTCTAATTACAATTATAGTGGCAATTTTTACAGCCTTAATGTGGTCATTTATGGGTACCGTAAAAACAAAGTTAGATGTAGTTGGAGTTGTATTAGGTGGAGACGTTCATGAAGTAGTTGCTACTGCACAAGGACAATTAGTAGAGTTAAAAATAGCCATAGGTAATAACGTTAAAAAAGGAGATATTATAGCTACAATACGACAACCAGAACTATTTCAACAAATAGAAGATGCAAAAGTGGTATTGTCAGACAGAAAATTTGAAATGGAAAAGCTAACGTCTTACGGAAATCAAGGCGCTCAATTACAAGGTCAAATAATTAGTCAATCACGTGTAAGTATTACAGGCGAAATCGAATCAGAAAAAAAGAAAATCGCATTTCTGAATAATCAATTGGAATCAGAGAATATACTTCTTGATAAAAGTTTAATAACTAAATCTCAAGTTGCAAATACAAAACAACAGATAGAGGCTGCAAAAAACACAATCGAAAGATTAAAAGGACAAATCGTAGAAACATCCAGTCAACAAAATAATTTGGGATTTGATATACAACAGAAAGTTACATTACAAAGACAAAGAATTGCAGAAGCTGCAAGAAATCTTCAGTTTTTAACTGAAAAATATGACAATCAAAGAAATGTAAAAAGCCCTTATGACGGAGAAGTAGTTGAAGTTTTAACCGATGCCGGAATTGTAGTATCAGCTGGATCTCCATTATTTAAACTTAAAAATACACTTAACACAAAACAATCACAACTAAGAGGAATTCTTTATATCCCTTCCAAAGATGGTAAAAAAATTAAAAAAGGAATGGAAGCTCTAATTGTACCTTCGACCGTGCAGCCTGAAGAATATGGTTTTATAAAAGGGAAAGTAACGTATGTATCTGATTTCCCGATAACCCAGCAAGGAATGCTAACCTCAGTTAAAAATGATCAACTTACAAAGCAACTTTTAGTAGGTGGTCCTTTGTTTGAGGTTTACGTCGATTTTGAAAAGGACCCTGTATCGTATAGTGGTTATAAATGGACTTCTGCTAAAGGTCCCGATATTTTTCTGAAAGAAGGCACATCTTGTTTAGGTAAAATTACGATCAAACAAGAGCCTCCTGTAACACTAGTTGTTCCTGCATTTAAGAAATTTTTTGACCTATATTGA